One genomic window of Monodelphis domestica isolate mMonDom1 chromosome 1, mMonDom1.pri, whole genome shotgun sequence includes the following:
- the LOC100029871 gene encoding cytochrome P450 1A1: protein MMTSILSFLGFSKSFTVTELLVVSAVFCLVFWIIDSYHQRVPKGFKSPPGPWAWPLIGNVLTLGKNPHLVLTQMREKYGDVMQIQIGSTPVLVLSGLETIRHALVKQGDDFKGRPDLYSFSLILDGESLSFGPDSGEVWAARRKLTQNALKAFSISSSPSSSFCYLEEHVIKEAEYLIQKFQEQKGHFDPVRYIVVSVANVICAICFGQRYDHDDQELLNIVRLSNKFGEVAASGNPVDFIPILRYLPNSKITAFRDLNEKIVAFTQKLVKEHYRKFEKGCIRDITDSLIEHCQEKKLDENANIMLSEKKVVNVVIDLFGAGFDTVTTAISWGLMYLIAKPEVQKKIHEELDTVIGRERLPQLSDKTQLPYMEAFILETFRHSSFLPFTIPHSTTRDITLNGFYIPKGRCVFVNQWQINHDPKIWGDPSVFRPERFLSVDGTINKALSEKVIMFGLGKRKCIGETIARWEVFLFLSILLHRMEFSVPSGVKVDLTPVYGLTMKHIPCEHFQTKLRS from the exons ATGATGACAAGTATACTTTCCTTTTTGGGATTCTCCAAATCCTTCACTGTCACAGAGCTCCTAGTGGTTTCTGCTGTCTTCTGCCTGGTCTTCTGGATCATTGACTCTTACCATCAAAGGGTCCCCAAGGGATTTAAAAGCCCACCTGGCCCCTGGGCTTGGCCTCTGATTGGCAATGTATTGACTCTGGGGAAGAATCCCCACTTGGTCCTGACCCAAATGAGAGAGAAGTATGGGGATGTGATGCAAATTCAGATTGGCTCCACCCCAGTGCTAGTGCTGAGTGGTTTGGAAACCATCCGGCATGCCCTGGTGAAGCAAGGGGATGACTTCAAGGGCCGGCCTGACCTCTACAGCTTCTCCTTAATCCTGGATGGAGAGTCCTTGTCTTTTGGACCTGACTCAGGGGAGGTATGGGCCGCTCGAAGGAAGCTGACCCAGAATGCTCTGAAGGccttctccatttcctcttccccatcttcttccttttgctaCCTGGAGGAGCATGTGATCAAGGAGGCTGAATACTTGATCCAGAAGTTCCAGGAGCAGAAGGGACACTTTGACCCCGTTAGGTACATAGTGGTATCTGTGGCCAATGTCATCTGTGCCATCTGCTTTGGACAGCGCTATGACCATGATGACCAAGAGTTACTTAATATTGTCCGCCTGAGCAATAAATTTGGTGAAGTCGCTGCCTCTGGGAATCCAGTTGATTTCATCCCTATACTCCGATACCTTCCCAACAGCAAGATAACAGCCTTCCGGGAtctgaatgaaaaaattgttGCGTTCACACAAAAACTGGTGAAGGAACATTACAGGAAGTTTGAGAAG GGTTGCATCCGGGACATCACAGACAGCCTAATTGAACATTGCCAAGAAAAGAAGTTGGATGAGAATGCCAACATCATGCTGTCAGAAAAGAAGGTTGTCAACGTTGTCATAGACCTCTTTGGAGCCG GCTTTGACACTGTCACCACAGCTATTTCCTGGGGTCTCATGTACCTTATAGCAAAGCCTGAGGTCCAGAAGAAGATCCATGAGGAGCTGG ACACGGTGATTGGCAGAGAGCGGTTGCCCCAGCTCTCAGACAAAACTCAGCTCCCCTACATGGAAGCCTTCATCCTTGAAACCTTCAGgcattcttccttcctccccttcaccATTCCCCACAG CACAACCAGAGACATAACCTTGAATGGCTTCTACATTCCCAAGGGACGCTGCGTCTTTGTGAATCAATGGCAGATTAACCATGACCC GAAAATATGGGGAGACCCATCAGTGTTCCGACCAGAAAGATTCCTCAGTGTAGACGGAACTATCAACAAGGCCCTGAGTGAGAAGGTGATTATGTTTGGCCTGGGGAAAAGGAAGTGCATCGGAGAGACCATTGCTCGGTGGGAAGTCTTCCTTTTCCTGTCCATCCTATTGCATCGGATGGAGTTCAGTGTCCCCTCTGGAGTGAAAGTGGACCTGACCCCTGTCTATGGGTTGACAATGAAGCACATCCCCTGTGAGCATTTTCAG